In Streptomyces sp. NBC_00483, a single window of DNA contains:
- a CDS encoding bifunctional glycosyltransferase/CDP-glycerol:glycerophosphate glycerophosphotransferase — translation MSTRLSVIVPIYDVEQYLPACLDSLAGQSMKDLEVVMVDDGSPDDSAAIAAEYAARDGRFRLVRKENAGLGAARNTGLANVSPSSEYVTFVDSDDVVPPDAYRTMVGSLDESGSDFATGNVHHLRGEKTWQVPLLGMLSGDLRRRVHIADDSRLIADRIACNKVFRRAFWDGCGLSFPEGVLHEDISVVLTAYYRAEAVDIVGEPVYYWRLREGESAPSITQRRTEPQAVRDRVAAVLTVSSFLGALPDPRAERFKREYDERVLRDDLRLFLRVLPDGDAEFRRAFLHEANRFLDQIDPKLVLGLPAVLRVQWILVRKHAMAELLALLASRRRKDPVTVTGRRHKYAEFAPLTDRGFTLPKAALRIDKELELRSPLRAAEWQGGKLVLEGDAWISRIDVPTRRGSVKAIQLKRDGSRRRTLLPAANVHHPQATTDSGQKSHNYDWAGWRVEIDPAKFRRRGRWQEGLWHVGIHVYAAGLMRRGAVWTRGAAATNYPPVQWVDADHRIVPHNVRGALKVRVERVRALITDRRFDGDALRVEGELRTELRPDERMSLRLRNRATGDRMDYPAEVNGRGRGAGLAVAVPLAEVARFVDPNGDGARLGRRRWSTEWVATDLQGGERRFSTVIREGLADLTTDLPEHFVADAGMDVGAAKRIEVAVTAGANGYLKIASRIRRAVIDRIAELDGEIVLSGHASQKDIGRELVLRAQKRADERPGRIDWRPDGTFTASFDPSVMGGAGGGLPLKAGRWNLFLVGEADEPRTPFVIDRLALPQFPLHSELKGRRYWLENRWENYPQLNCRSELADDERGPYRQLQLRREVYERMRVDAPLRDQVFYLSYNGKQFSDSPRAMYEELARRDTGLRHLWAVRDGQVELPDEAEKVRMWGREWFEALATSRYIVTNGHLPEWIERRPGQVIVQTWHGTMLKKIGHDIETLHFDREYQNRLALEAGNWSLLVSSNRFSTPILRRAFSYEGEILEAGYPRNDRLYAPDREEAAARIRRELGLPEGKKAVLYAPTWRDDKAHSAGQFRFDLKIDIADAREQLGEDHVLLIRRHSNIVDVVQGAGDGFVWDVSEYPDIADLYLAADLLVTDYSSVMFDYAHLERPMLFFTYDLDHYRDTLRGFYFDFEADSPGPLLRTSQELVEAIRDIEKVHITHQDRFARFQRQFCDLDDGRAAARVVDRMLEQAKEI, via the coding sequence ATGAGCACCCGCCTCAGTGTCATCGTCCCCATCTACGACGTGGAGCAGTACCTGCCCGCCTGCCTGGACTCGCTCGCCGGGCAGAGCATGAAGGACCTCGAGGTCGTCATGGTCGACGACGGTTCACCGGACGACTCGGCCGCCATCGCCGCCGAGTACGCGGCCCGCGACGGGCGGTTCCGGCTGGTGCGGAAGGAGAACGCGGGGCTGGGGGCGGCCCGTAACACCGGTCTCGCGAACGTCTCCCCGTCGAGCGAGTACGTCACCTTCGTCGACAGCGACGACGTCGTACCGCCCGACGCGTACCGGACGATGGTCGGGAGCCTGGACGAGTCGGGCTCCGACTTCGCCACCGGGAACGTGCATCATCTGCGGGGGGAGAAGACGTGGCAGGTGCCGCTCCTCGGGATGCTGTCCGGTGACCTCCGCCGCCGGGTGCACATCGCCGACGACTCGCGTCTCATCGCCGACCGGATCGCCTGCAACAAGGTCTTCCGCCGCGCCTTCTGGGACGGATGCGGCCTCTCCTTCCCGGAGGGCGTGCTGCACGAGGACATCTCCGTCGTGCTGACCGCCTACTACCGGGCCGAGGCCGTCGACATCGTCGGCGAACCCGTCTACTACTGGCGGCTGCGCGAGGGCGAGTCCGCCCCCTCGATCACCCAGCGCCGCACCGAACCACAGGCCGTCCGCGACCGGGTCGCCGCCGTCCTCACCGTCTCCTCCTTCCTCGGCGCGCTGCCCGACCCGCGCGCCGAGAGGTTCAAGCGGGAGTACGACGAGCGGGTACTGCGCGACGACCTCCGGCTCTTCCTGCGCGTCCTGCCCGACGGCGACGCGGAGTTCCGCAGGGCCTTCCTGCACGAGGCCAACCGGTTCCTCGACCAGATCGACCCCAAGCTGGTCCTCGGCCTGCCCGCCGTGCTGCGGGTGCAGTGGATCCTGGTGCGCAAGCACGCCATGGCGGAACTCCTCGCGCTGCTCGCTTCCCGGCGCCGCAAGGACCCGGTGACCGTCACCGGACGGCGCCACAAGTACGCCGAGTTCGCCCCGCTCACCGACCGCGGCTTCACGCTGCCCAAGGCGGCGCTGCGCATCGACAAGGAGCTGGAGCTGCGCTCCCCGCTGCGCGCCGCCGAGTGGCAGGGCGGCAAGCTCGTCCTGGAGGGCGACGCCTGGATCAGCCGCATCGACGTGCCCACCCGCCGCGGCAGCGTCAAGGCGATCCAGCTCAAGCGGGACGGCAGCCGCCGCCGCACCCTGCTGCCCGCAGCCAACGTCCATCATCCGCAGGCCACCACCGACTCCGGCCAGAAGTCCCACAATTACGACTGGGCCGGCTGGCGCGTGGAGATCGACCCCGCCAAGTTCCGCAGGCGCGGCCGTTGGCAGGAGGGCCTCTGGCACGTCGGCATCCATGTGTACGCGGCCGGTCTGATGCGGCGCGGCGCGGTATGGACGCGGGGTGCGGCCGCCACCAACTATCCGCCCGTGCAGTGGGTGGACGCCGACCACCGGATCGTGCCCCACAACGTCCGGGGTGCCCTGAAGGTCCGCGTCGAGCGGGTCCGCGCACTGATCACGGACCGCCGGTTCGACGGCGACGCCCTGCGCGTGGAGGGCGAACTCCGCACCGAACTGCGCCCGGACGAGCGCATGTCGCTGCGGCTGCGGAACCGCGCGACCGGAGACCGGATGGACTATCCGGCGGAGGTGAACGGCCGCGGGCGGGGGGCCGGGCTCGCCGTCGCCGTGCCACTCGCCGAGGTTGCGCGGTTCGTCGACCCGAACGGCGACGGCGCACGTCTCGGTCGGCGCCGTTGGAGCACCGAATGGGTGGCCACGGACTTGCAGGGCGGCGAGCGCCGCTTCTCCACGGTGATTCGCGAAGGTCTCGCGGACCTGACCACCGATCTCCCCGAGCATTTTGTGGCGGATGCCGGTATGGACGTCGGGGCCGCCAAACGTATCGAGGTCGCGGTCACTGCCGGCGCCAATGGCTATCTGAAGATCGCCAGTCGGATCCGACGTGCTGTTATCGACCGCATTGCGGAACTCGACGGGGAGATCGTTCTGTCCGGGCATGCAAGCCAGAAGGACATCGGCAGGGAGCTGGTACTGCGCGCCCAGAAACGTGCTGACGAGCGTCCGGGCCGCATCGACTGGCGCCCCGACGGCACCTTCACCGCCTCCTTCGACCCCTCCGTCATGGGCGGGGCAGGAGGTGGTCTCCCGTTGAAGGCCGGCCGCTGGAACCTCTTCCTCGTGGGCGAGGCCGACGAGCCGCGGACGCCCTTCGTCATCGACCGCCTCGCCCTGCCGCAGTTCCCCCTGCACAGCGAACTGAAGGGCCGCCGCTACTGGCTGGAAAACCGGTGGGAGAACTACCCGCAGCTCAACTGCCGCTCCGAGCTGGCAGACGACGAGCGCGGCCCGTACCGCCAACTCCAGTTGCGCCGCGAGGTCTACGAGCGGATGCGAGTGGATGCGCCCTTGCGGGACCAGGTTTTCTACCTCAGCTACAACGGCAAGCAGTTCTCCGACAGCCCGCGTGCCATGTACGAGGAACTGGCCCGGCGCGATACGGGGCTGCGGCACCTGTGGGCGGTCCGGGACGGCCAGGTCGAACTGCCCGACGAGGCGGAGAAGGTCCGGATGTGGGGCCGCGAGTGGTTCGAGGCGCTGGCGACCAGCCGCTACATCGTGACCAACGGGCACCTGCCCGAATGGATCGAGCGCCGACCCGGACAGGTGATCGTCCAGACCTGGCACGGCACCATGCTGAAGAAGATCGGCCACGACATCGAGACCCTGCACTTCGACCGCGAGTACCAGAACCGGCTCGCGCTCGAGGCCGGCAACTGGAGCCTCCTGGTCTCCTCCAACCGCTTCTCCACCCCGATCCTGCGCCGCGCCTTCTCGTACGAGGGCGAGATCCTGGAAGCCGGATACCCGCGCAACGACCGCCTCTACGCCCCCGACCGGGAGGAGGCCGCCGCACGGATCCGCCGCGAACTCGGCCTGCCCGAGGGCAAGAAGGCCGTCCTCTACGCGCCGACGTGGCGGGACGACAAGGCGCACAGCGCCGGCCAGTTCAGGTTCGACCTCAAGATCGATATCGCCGATGCCCGCGAACAGCTAGGCGAGGACCACGTCCTGCTGATCCGCCGCCACTCCAACATCGTCGACGTCGTCCAGGGGGCCGGCGACGGCTTCGTGTGGGACGTCTCGGAGTACCCGGACATCGCCGACCTCTACCTGGCCGCCGACCTCCTGGTCACCGACTACTCCTCGGTGATGTTCGACTATGCGCATCTTGAGCGGCCGATGCTGTTCTTCACGTACGACCTGGATCACTACCGGGACACCCTGCGCGGCTTCTACTTCGACTTCGAGGCCGACTCCCCGGGGCCACTGCTGCGGACCTCGCAGGAACTGGTCGAGGCGATCCGTGACATCGAGAAGGTGCACATCACGCACCAGGACCGATTCGCACGCTTCCAGCGCCAGTTCTGCGACCTCGACGACGGCAGGGCCGCGGCCCGGGTCGTCGACCGGATGCTCGAGCAGGCCAAGGAGATCTGA
- a CDS encoding glycosyltransferase family 4 protein gives MKISFLVRDLCHMGGVVSATQNMASALAERHQVEIVSLRRIQDSLHFPLDSRVSRISLTDMRPHSPLYDGDDPLSGEFPILYPYPPTDKTVVVSRLAERRLVEFLGATDADVVISSNPRITTVLARCDREFLKIAQEHSMPSIYGREVRDPLFAEAYPRLDGITVLTPEEKRNLSRLVPDVAHRIYVLPNCVPDPGVALATLDRKVIVSGGLLKKHKNFSALVEAFSEMASAYPDWSLRIYGSGPEGRALRKQINEAGLSDRVLLMGPVSPISEELSKGSVFVLPSLREPFGVVLVEAMASGLATVAMDCDHGPRNILTDDVDGILTPRGDTAALAAVLKRLAGDPRLRERLGSAAVESARRFGPGPSVDRVEGILSAVRTCASRSVAAHCLVTEVGDVQLTLAEGSTDGFGPDATLVCRDLGGESPDVRLPLSEGRAVLPGRGALAEGTWQVLLWDGVSREGPLLCSGSDTKALVTPALPHLTGPALEIVLPYKDQDGSLRLRSRVRDQHAEVVSVTCSPMEVKVLAQVWGLALSGDAVVEAVNRRDPERTLNFRPDRIDREQLEFKVSCASLSSIHHLPTSMDEIWDFRVLPSGPGGAVVPVAKLATDVLQPSRVYSYPRPVLEVKSPVMPSNTARSLRQRLRLVRTTGQPVTALRREIRPYYTQNAQFAIRTVTV, from the coding sequence GTGAAGATTTCATTTCTGGTCCGCGACCTTTGCCACATGGGTGGCGTTGTCAGTGCGACCCAAAACATGGCGAGCGCGTTGGCGGAGCGTCATCAGGTCGAGATTGTCTCCCTGCGTCGGATTCAAGACTCATTGCACTTCCCTCTCGACTCCCGCGTTTCGCGGATTTCACTCACCGATATGCGGCCCCACTCTCCTCTCTATGACGGTGACGATCCGCTTTCCGGAGAGTTTCCGATCCTGTACCCATACCCGCCTACCGACAAGACCGTGGTGGTCAGTAGGCTTGCCGAGAGGCGGCTGGTGGAGTTTCTTGGCGCCACCGACGCGGATGTAGTGATTAGTTCCAACCCTCGAATCACTACAGTGCTGGCTCGTTGCGACAGGGAATTCCTGAAAATCGCCCAGGAGCACTCGATGCCGAGTATCTATGGGAGGGAGGTACGTGACCCCTTGTTCGCCGAGGCTTACCCTCGGTTGGATGGGATCACGGTGCTGACCCCGGAAGAGAAGCGAAATCTTTCCCGGCTTGTTCCGGATGTTGCTCACCGAATTTACGTACTGCCAAATTGTGTCCCGGACCCAGGGGTTGCACTCGCCACGCTTGACCGGAAGGTTATTGTTTCCGGTGGTCTCCTTAAGAAGCACAAGAACTTCAGTGCCCTGGTAGAAGCGTTTTCCGAGATGGCCTCGGCGTACCCGGATTGGAGTCTCCGGATCTATGGCAGCGGGCCGGAGGGGCGAGCGCTCCGCAAGCAGATCAATGAAGCAGGCTTGTCTGACCGCGTGCTGCTCATGGGGCCGGTGTCCCCTATTTCTGAAGAGCTCTCCAAAGGTTCGGTCTTCGTATTGCCGTCGCTCCGGGAGCCGTTCGGTGTCGTCTTGGTTGAGGCGATGGCCAGTGGACTTGCCACTGTCGCCATGGACTGCGACCACGGGCCCCGAAACATTCTGACCGACGACGTGGACGGCATCCTGACGCCGAGGGGCGACACGGCCGCGCTGGCGGCCGTTTTGAAACGGCTGGCAGGGGACCCCAGGTTGCGGGAGCGACTGGGATCTGCCGCTGTGGAGTCTGCCCGGCGCTTCGGTCCTGGCCCGAGTGTGGATCGCGTTGAGGGAATTCTCTCCGCTGTGCGCACGTGCGCCTCCAGGTCTGTGGCAGCGCACTGCCTGGTTACTGAGGTAGGCGACGTGCAACTGACCTTGGCGGAGGGGAGTACTGATGGCTTTGGCCCGGACGCAACATTGGTCTGCCGGGACCTTGGTGGGGAGAGTCCCGATGTTCGGCTACCGCTGTCCGAAGGTCGTGCTGTGCTTCCAGGGCGGGGTGCTCTTGCCGAAGGGACTTGGCAGGTACTTCTCTGGGATGGGGTAAGTCGCGAAGGGCCGCTTCTCTGCAGCGGAAGTGACACGAAGGCTCTGGTGACGCCTGCCTTGCCGCATCTCACGGGGCCAGCCCTTGAGATTGTCCTTCCGTACAAGGATCAGGACGGATCGCTGAGGCTGCGCAGCAGGGTGCGTGATCAGCACGCTGAGGTGGTGTCAGTCACCTGCTCGCCCATGGAGGTGAAGGTCTTGGCTCAGGTCTGGGGTCTTGCACTGAGCGGGGACGCAGTCGTTGAGGCTGTCAATCGGCGTGACCCCGAGCGAACCCTCAATTTTCGTCCGGACCGTATTGATCGGGAACAGTTGGAGTTCAAGGTCTCCTGCGCTTCGCTGTCGAGCATTCACCACCTACCCACCTCGATGGACGAGATCTGGGATTTCCGGGTCCTCCCGAGTGGGCCTGGAGGTGCTGTCGTGCCCGTGGCCAAACTTGCTACGGACGTACTACAGCCCTCGCGTGTCTATTCCTACCCCCGGCCGGTGCTTGAAGTGAAGAGCCCAGTGATGCCGAGTAATACAGCACGCTCATTGCGCCAGCGGCTACGCCTGGTGCGCACAACTGGTCAACCCGTCACTGCGCTACGCCGTGAGATCCGTCCGTATTACACGCAGAACGCCCAGTTCGCAATTCGTACTGTCACCGTCTGA
- a CDS encoding bifunctional glycosyltransferase/CDP-glycerol:glycerophosphate glycerophosphotransferase codes for MPRFSVIVPAHLVQAYLHACLDSVLSQSYTDYELIAVDDASPDACGEIIDAYAARDARVRAVHLPENAGLGPARNAGLERASGEYVIFLDSDDTLAPGSLAAIADRIKETDDPDILVYDYARAHWDGSLARNQYAHLLEESGPAPFTLAERPSLLRLLMVVWNKAYRREFLVDSGLTFPPGYYEDTPWTYPALMAAGSMATLDRVCVHYRQRRQGNILSTVSPKHFDIFDQYDRVFAFLDAHPELPAQWRPLIFRRMIDHFCTIFTTRGRLPRGSRADFLRRARRHYALYRTPSTPGTRVKPPTRMRHGLVRLGAHRSYRTVMGTRNVRALALRHLRRAAHAARGATLQTHYRIQCLLPVKDDLAVFSAYWNRGYSCSPAAIESMVRDLVPSMRTAWIARPDYTHTVPTGTHRLTPGTFSYWTALARAKYLVNNVNFDRRLRKRPGQILLQTHHGTPLKKMGLDLQEHPAAAGGMDFATLLTNADKWDYSLSANRHSTLTWERVYPAGYTTLEYGNPRNDIFARASGADRDRTRELLGIPGDATVFLYAPTHRDYQRTQTPRLDLARLARNLGPSHVVLTRAHYLAATDKSAAESHPRVIDVSDHHSVEELCLASDALVTDYSSLMFDYAALDRPIVLFTDDHTAYEAARGTYFDIRAFPPGPFARTQDELIDVLVTGHWNGSRSTQLRTAFRARFCPYDDGHATERVVRRVFLGEKASPEPNRPAQRVTLLSPATVTHSPSLDA; via the coding sequence TTGCCCCGCTTCAGTGTGATCGTCCCCGCACATCTGGTTCAGGCGTATCTGCATGCCTGCCTCGATTCCGTGCTCAGCCAGTCCTACACGGACTACGAGCTGATCGCGGTCGACGACGCCTCGCCGGACGCCTGCGGCGAGATCATCGACGCCTACGCGGCGCGCGACGCGCGCGTGCGGGCCGTGCATCTCCCGGAGAACGCCGGGCTCGGCCCGGCCCGCAACGCCGGCCTGGAACGGGCGAGCGGCGAGTACGTCATCTTCCTCGACAGCGACGACACCCTCGCACCCGGCTCGCTCGCCGCCATCGCCGACCGGATCAAGGAGACCGACGACCCGGACATCCTGGTCTACGACTACGCGCGCGCACACTGGGACGGCTCGCTCGCCCGCAACCAGTACGCGCACCTGCTCGAGGAATCCGGCCCGGCCCCCTTCACCCTGGCCGAACGCCCGTCGCTGCTCCGCCTGTTGATGGTCGTGTGGAACAAGGCGTACCGCCGCGAGTTCCTGGTCGACTCCGGTCTGACCTTCCCGCCCGGGTACTACGAGGACACCCCCTGGACGTATCCGGCGCTGATGGCCGCCGGATCGATGGCCACGCTCGACCGGGTCTGTGTCCACTACCGCCAGCGCCGCCAGGGCAACATCCTGTCCACGGTCAGCCCGAAGCACTTCGACATCTTCGACCAGTACGACCGGGTCTTCGCGTTCCTCGACGCGCATCCCGAACTCCCCGCACAGTGGCGGCCATTGATCTTCCGGCGGATGATCGACCACTTCTGCACGATCTTCACCACCCGCGGCCGTCTGCCCCGCGGAAGCCGGGCGGACTTCCTGCGGCGCGCGCGCCGGCACTACGCGCTGTACCGCACGCCGAGCACACCGGGCACCCGCGTGAAGCCCCCCACCCGGATGCGGCACGGCCTGGTCCGGCTCGGCGCGCACCGCTCCTATCGCACCGTCATGGGGACCCGTAACGTACGCGCCCTCGCCCTGCGCCACCTCAGACGCGCGGCCCACGCGGCCCGCGGCGCGACCCTGCAGACCCACTACCGCATCCAGTGCCTGCTGCCCGTCAAGGACGATCTCGCGGTCTTCTCCGCCTACTGGAACCGCGGCTACTCCTGCAGCCCCGCGGCGATCGAGTCCATGGTGCGCGACCTGGTCCCCTCGATGCGTACGGCCTGGATCGCACGCCCCGACTACACCCACACCGTGCCGACCGGAACCCACCGCCTGACCCCCGGCACGTTCTCCTACTGGACGGCCCTGGCCCGCGCGAAGTACCTGGTCAACAACGTCAACTTCGACCGCAGGCTGCGCAAGCGCCCCGGTCAGATCCTGTTGCAGACCCACCACGGCACGCCCCTCAAGAAGATGGGCCTCGACCTCCAGGAGCACCCGGCGGCGGCCGGCGGAATGGACTTCGCGACCCTCCTGACGAACGCCGACAAATGGGACTACAGCCTCTCGGCGAACCGGCATTCCACCCTCACCTGGGAACGCGTCTACCCGGCCGGTTACACCACCCTGGAGTACGGCAACCCGCGCAACGACATCTTCGCGAGGGCGAGCGGGGCCGACCGCGACCGCACCCGCGAACTCCTCGGCATCCCCGGGGACGCGACCGTCTTCCTGTACGCCCCCACCCACCGCGACTACCAGCGCACCCAGACACCTCGCCTGGACCTCGCCCGTCTGGCGCGCAATCTGGGACCTTCGCACGTCGTCCTGACCCGCGCCCACTATCTGGCGGCCACCGACAAGAGCGCCGCGGAATCCCACCCGCGCGTGATCGACGTGTCGGACCACCACTCGGTCGAAGAGCTCTGCCTGGCCTCCGACGCGCTGGTCACCGACTACTCGTCCCTGATGTTCGACTACGCGGCCCTGGACCGTCCGATCGTCCTGTTCACCGACGACCACACGGCCTACGAGGCGGCCCGCGGCACCTACTTCGACATCCGCGCCTTCCCGCCGGGCCCGTTCGCCCGGACCCAGGACGAGCTGATCGACGTCCTCGTCACCGGCCACTGGAACGGCTCCCGCTCCACCCAGCTCCGCACCGCCTTCCGCGCGCGCTTCTGCCCGTACGACGACGGACACGCCACGGAGCGGGTGGTGCGCAGGGTGTTCCTGGGAGAGAAAGCATCCCCGGAACCAAACCGACCCGCCCAGCGCGTCACGCTGCTCAGTCCCGCCACCGTGACGCATTCCCCCTCGCTGGATGCCTGA
- a CDS encoding fatty acid desaturase family protein has product MTAIDPTAHLTAEQIEELGRELDAIRDEVIAGRGEKDAAYIRKVISAQRTLELVSRGVLLFSIFPPAWLLGTAGLSVAKIMDNMEIGHNILHGQWDWMRDPKIHSTTWEWDHVSPSDQWKHSHNELHHTYTNVIGKDNDLGYGIMRVDEDQKWHPFHLGQPVWNFINACFFEYGIAAYDLELGKNLNKRRRKNPEFRARAKAVGRKIRKQVLKDYVIHPLLSGPSFLPTLGATFTANLVRNIWSHSVIMCGHFPEGVQVFERRSIKGETRGQWYLRQMMGSANISGSKAMHFMSGNLSHQIEHHLFPDLPSNRYAEVAVKVRALFEKYELDYVTGPLPKQVFSAWHKVFRLSLPNKPNKKPKAETPDRERELVAV; this is encoded by the coding sequence TTGACCGCCATCGACCCCACCGCCCACCTGACCGCGGAGCAGATCGAGGAGCTCGGCCGCGAGCTGGACGCGATCCGCGACGAGGTGATCGCAGGACGCGGAGAGAAGGACGCCGCGTACATCCGCAAGGTCATCTCGGCGCAGCGCACGCTCGAACTGGTCAGCAGGGGCGTGCTGTTGTTCTCGATCTTCCCGCCCGCGTGGCTGCTCGGCACCGCCGGGCTGTCCGTGGCGAAGATCATGGACAACATGGAGATCGGCCACAACATCCTGCACGGCCAGTGGGACTGGATGCGGGACCCGAAGATCCACTCCACCACCTGGGAGTGGGACCACGTCTCGCCGTCCGACCAGTGGAAGCACTCGCACAACGAGCTGCACCACACGTACACGAACGTGATCGGCAAGGACAACGACCTCGGCTACGGCATCATGCGCGTCGACGAGGACCAGAAGTGGCACCCGTTCCACCTCGGCCAGCCGGTGTGGAACTTCATCAACGCCTGCTTCTTCGAGTACGGCATCGCGGCGTACGACCTGGAGCTCGGCAAGAACCTGAACAAGCGCCGCCGCAAGAACCCGGAGTTCCGCGCCCGGGCCAAGGCCGTGGGCCGCAAGATCCGCAAGCAGGTGCTCAAGGACTACGTGATCCACCCGCTGCTTTCGGGCCCGTCGTTCCTCCCCACGCTCGGCGCCACGTTCACCGCGAACCTGGTCCGCAACATCTGGTCCCACTCGGTGATCATGTGCGGGCACTTCCCCGAGGGCGTGCAGGTCTTCGAGCGCCGGTCGATCAAGGGCGAGACGCGTGGCCAGTGGTACCTGCGCCAGATGATGGGCTCGGCGAACATCAGCGGCAGCAAGGCCATGCACTTCATGAGCGGCAACCTGTCGCACCAGATCGAGCACCACCTGTTCCCGGACCTGCCGAGCAACCGGTACGCCGAGGTCGCGGTGAAGGTGCGCGCGCTGTTCGAGAAGTACGAGCTGGACTACGTCACAGGACCGCTGCCCAAGCAGGTGTTCTCCGCGTGGCACAAGGTCTTCCGGCTCTCGCTGCCGAACAAGCCGAACAAGAAGCCCAAGGCCGAAACGCCGGACCGCGAGCGGGAGCTCGTCGCGGTCTGA
- a CDS encoding ferredoxin reductase, producing the protein MVTTPLLPSDYLDLVSPLRAGADLRGRIEAVRPETGDAATIVIRPGRGWRGHTAGQYVRIGVDVDGVRLWRAYSLTSPTDRHRQDGRLTITVKAIPDGRVSNHLVRKAKPGTLIHLDQPTGDFVLPRAKPAKVLYLTAGSGITPVMGMLRDTEFDDVVMVHSAPRPQDVIFRDELHALAAEKKLQLTEVHTDTDGTLDIARLDELVPDWAERETWACGPAGLLDAAEAHWTEHGIQERLHTERFRPGIVVTGDGGEVTFSATGRTVDADGATPLLDVGEEAGVLMPSGCRMGICFGCVTPLKAGAVRDLRTGEITEADPGVLIQTCVSAAAGPCDIER; encoded by the coding sequence ATGGTCACGACGCCGCTGCTGCCGTCGGACTACCTCGACCTGGTCAGCCCGCTGCGCGCGGGCGCCGACCTGCGTGGGCGCATCGAAGCCGTGCGCCCCGAGACGGGTGACGCCGCGACCATCGTGATCAGGCCGGGCCGGGGCTGGCGCGGCCACACGGCCGGTCAGTACGTGCGGATCGGGGTCGACGTCGACGGGGTGCGCCTGTGGCGTGCCTACTCCCTCACCTCGCCGACCGACCGCCACCGCCAGGACGGCCGCCTCACGATCACCGTGAAGGCGATCCCGGACGGCAGGGTCAGCAACCATCTGGTCCGCAAGGCGAAACCGGGCACGCTGATCCACCTCGACCAGCCGACCGGTGACTTCGTGCTGCCGCGGGCCAAGCCCGCCAAGGTGCTCTACCTGACGGCCGGCAGCGGCATCACGCCCGTGATGGGCATGCTGCGCGACACCGAGTTCGACGACGTCGTCATGGTCCACAGCGCGCCCCGGCCGCAAGACGTGATCTTCCGTGACGAACTGCACGCACTGGCCGCGGAGAAGAAGCTTCAGCTCACCGAGGTGCACACCGACACGGACGGCACACTCGACATCGCCCGCCTCGACGAACTCGTGCCCGACTGGGCCGAGCGCGAGACCTGGGCCTGCGGGCCCGCCGGCCTGCTCGACGCCGCCGAAGCGCACTGGACCGAGCACGGTATCCAGGAGCGCCTGCACACCGAGCGCTTCCGCCCCGGCATCGTCGTCACCGGCGACGGCGGCGAGGTCACGTTCAGCGCCACCGGCAGGACCGTCGACGCGGACGGCGCCACGCCGTTGCTGGACGTCGGCGAGGAGGCCGGCGTACTCATGCCCTCCGGGTGCCGCATGGGCATCTGCTTCGGCTGCGTCACGCCGCTCAAGGCGGGCGCCGTCCGCGACCTGCGCACCGGCGAGATCACCGAGGCCGACCCCGGCGTCCTCATCCAGACCTGCGTGTCCGCCGCGGCGGGCCCCTGCGACATCGAACGGTAG